The following are from one region of the Ruficoccus sp. ZRK36 genome:
- a CDS encoding type IV pilus twitching motility protein PilT, with the protein MGYEMNDLLNLMVEEGASDLHLQVGQPPTLRTGGAMVPVDGPDLQPDDTEELMRAITSDDHQQKVKTSGGADFGFSFQDESRFRVSVLKSKGNYGMVLRQIPSKFMGLREIGLPDKIKELLTRPRGLILVTGPTGSGKSTTLASMVNWINENRDGHIITVEDPIEYYHDHKKSLVTQREVGVDVASFAQAIRGALRQDPDVILVGEMRDLETIEAAVSAAETGHLVFGTLHTTGAARTVDRIVDAFPADTKDQIRTQLASTLVAVVSQVLCRRVGGGLVASYEIMLTTDSISALIRENKTYRIMSDIQTGGSQGMITLDAHLLSLYNRGLITAETCMEKSQLPAEMRKSIQSIRNPGVAS; encoded by the coding sequence ATGGGCTACGAAATGAACGATCTGCTCAACCTCATGGTGGAGGAGGGCGCTTCCGACCTGCATCTGCAGGTGGGCCAGCCGCCGACTCTCCGCACGGGTGGGGCTATGGTGCCCGTTGACGGGCCGGATCTTCAGCCCGACGACACCGAGGAGCTCATGCGGGCTATCACCTCTGACGATCACCAGCAAAAGGTGAAAACCAGCGGTGGGGCGGACTTCGGCTTTTCCTTTCAGGACGAATCACGCTTCCGCGTCTCCGTGCTCAAGAGCAAGGGCAACTACGGTATGGTCCTGCGCCAGATCCCCAGCAAGTTCATGGGGCTGCGTGAGATCGGCCTGCCCGATAAAATCAAGGAGCTGCTCACCCGCCCGCGCGGGCTGATCCTGGTCACCGGGCCTACGGGCTCGGGTAAGTCCACCACGCTCGCCTCGATGGTCAACTGGATCAACGAGAACCGGGACGGGCACATCATCACGGTGGAGGACCCGATCGAGTACTACCACGACCACAAAAAGAGCCTCGTGACCCAGCGTGAGGTCGGGGTCGATGTGGCGAGCTTTGCCCAGGCGATCCGCGGCGCTCTGCGCCAGGACCCGGATGTAATCCTGGTTGGGGAAATGCGGGACCTTGAGACGATCGAGGCCGCCGTCTCAGCCGCTGAGACCGGACACCTGGTGTTCGGGACCCTGCACACCACCGGCGCTGCGCGCACGGTGGACCGTATCGTTGACGCTTTCCCGGCCGACACCAAGGACCAGATCCGCACGCAGTTGGCCTCTACATTGGTTGCCGTGGTTTCGCAGGTGCTGTGCCGTCGCGTAGGCGGCGGTCTTGTCGCCAGCTACGAGATCATGCTCACGACCGATTCTATTTCCGCCCTCATTCGAGAAAATAAAACTTATCGCATCATGTCCGACATTCAGACCGGGGGCAGTCAGGGGATGATCACCCTCGATGCGCACCTGCTGAGCCTGTATAACCGCGGCCTGATCACAGCCGAGACCTGCATGGAGAAATCTCAGTTGCCTGCCGAGATGCGAAAAAGTATTCAATCTATCCGGAACCCCGGAGTTGCCAGTTAG
- the gspE gene encoding type II secretion system ATPase GspE yields the protein MFEDHNDTIHEILRQSEQLDAAQLEEINNAHLATGKSLAEAVIDSGLIERAELLEMIADYLQYEYLPVPPQSIPEDVARLVKPAVARMYAVVPIRADEQLVDLLAKDPFNNNIIDDLTFSLSKDINLVVTDPEYLDNLLVGTYGDEDSSIDDLLEEIAGNETDSDEEEDLSESALATMANETPIIRFVNLVLQQAIRDKASDIHFEPFEDQFRIRYRIDGALYEMAPPPKSLATPVISRIKVLSNLNIAERRIPQDGRIKMTIAGRPVDLRVSTLPTQFGESVVLRVLDKSVVNLDLEQLSMPEDVLSNIRDLVARPNGIFIVTGPTGSGKTTTLYSALREVNKTEIKILTAEDPVEYEIDGIMQVAINHTVGLTFAAALRSFLRQDPDKIMVGEIRDLETAQIAVQASLTGHVVLSTLHTNDAAGAVTRMIDMGLEPFLISASVEGVLAQRLVRRICPTCRTAYEPDQELIEVLGADPLDIADKQFYYGRGCPECSQTGYRGRQGLFEMLSVTDQIRELITNKAPTLVLRQKALEQGMRTLRDDGLRNIFDGATTIEEVLKYT from the coding sequence ATGTTCGAAGACCACAACGACACCATCCACGAAATCCTGCGCCAGAGCGAACAGCTCGACGCCGCGCAGCTCGAGGAAATCAACAATGCCCACCTGGCCACCGGTAAGTCGCTGGCCGAGGCGGTCATCGACTCCGGCCTGATCGAGCGCGCCGAGCTGCTCGAAATGATCGCCGACTACCTCCAGTACGAGTACCTGCCGGTGCCGCCGCAGTCGATCCCCGAGGATGTGGCTCGCCTGGTCAAGCCCGCAGTCGCCCGTATGTACGCGGTGGTACCGATCCGGGCCGATGAGCAGTTGGTCGATTTGTTGGCTAAGGACCCCTTTAACAACAACATCATCGACGACCTTACCTTCTCGCTGAGTAAGGACATCAACCTCGTCGTGACGGACCCCGAGTACCTCGACAACCTGCTCGTGGGGACTTATGGGGACGAAGATTCCTCGATCGACGACCTGTTGGAGGAGATCGCCGGTAATGAAACGGACTCGGACGAAGAGGAAGACCTCAGTGAGTCGGCCCTGGCCACGATGGCCAATGAGACGCCGATCATTCGCTTTGTGAATCTGGTGCTTCAGCAGGCCATTCGCGACAAGGCTTCGGACATCCACTTTGAGCCCTTCGAGGACCAGTTCCGCATCCGCTATCGTATTGACGGTGCGCTCTACGAGATGGCCCCTCCGCCCAAGAGCCTGGCTACCCCGGTTATTTCGCGTATCAAGGTTCTTTCGAACCTCAACATCGCCGAGCGTCGTATCCCGCAGGACGGTCGTATCAAGATGACCATCGCCGGGCGCCCGGTGGACCTGCGTGTCTCCACACTGCCCACGCAGTTTGGCGAGAGTGTGGTGCTTCGTGTGCTCGACAAGTCCGTGGTCAACCTCGACCTGGAGCAGCTCTCCATGCCCGAGGATGTCCTTTCGAATATCCGCGACCTGGTTGCCCGCCCGAACGGTATTTTCATCGTGACCGGCCCGACCGGCTCCGGTAAGACCACGACTCTGTACTCCGCTCTGCGCGAGGTAAACAAGACCGAGATCAAGATCCTGACCGCGGAGGACCCGGTCGAGTATGAGATCGACGGCATCATGCAGGTCGCGATCAACCACACCGTGGGGCTCACCTTTGCCGCCGCGCTGCGCTCCTTCCTGCGACAGGACCCGGACAAGATCATGGTCGGTGAGATTCGTGACCTTGAAACTGCGCAGATCGCCGTGCAGGCCTCGCTGACGGGGCACGTCGTGCTCAGCACGCTGCACACCAATGACGCTGCCGGTGCCGTTACCCGTATGATTGACATGGGCCTGGAGCCGTTCCTCATCTCGGCCTCGGTCGAAGGGGTGCTCGCTCAGCGCCTTGTGCGCCGCATTTGCCCGACTTGCCGTACCGCCTACGAGCCGGATCAGGAGCTGATCGAAGTGCTCGGCGCCGATCCTCTCGATATCGCCGACAAGCAGTTCTACTACGGACGCGGTTGCCCCGAGTGCAGCCAGACCGGCTACCGTGGCCGACAGGGCCTCTTTGAGATGCTTAGCGTGACCGACCAGATCCGCGAGCTTATCACCAACAAGGCTCCGACGCTCGTCCTGCGCCAGAAAGCTCTGGAGCAGGGCATGCGTACGCTGCGTGATGACGGTCTGCGTAACATCTTCGATGGTGCAACCACGATCGAGGAAGTGTTAAAGTATACCTAA
- a CDS encoding type II secretion system F family protein produces MPKFTYTAIDASGKQKTGKIVANSEDEANSKLSASGLMVSKIAVAGSGGGPAKKTKAPSRSSGGAKSKKKASSFTIGKAINTEGLTIFTRQLATLLQAGLPLLRSLEVMIRQEKNAAFRDILSQIADNVRSGNNLSDGLAQHPKIFEPIYINMIRAGEAGGVLDVVLSRLAKFMEKNLKTKKKVKSAMVYPVVVVCVAIIIVALLLIFIVPRFQKIFSDMLGGAELPKLTQIVINLSNLITPKSFGSAGIMIGVIIALIIGFRFLLKSGPGSLAKDWLALKTPKIGDLASKAAVSRFTRTFGTLLSSGVPILQALQITRDIIGNAILSKALDRVHDRVRDGEPLAAPLEQQRVFPTMVTSMIDVGEETGELPEMLNRIADNYDEDVDNAVNSITSIIEPIMIVMLAVIVGTIVIALFLPIIEIIKQLTN; encoded by the coding sequence ATGCCCAAATTCACCTATACCGCCATTGATGCCTCTGGTAAGCAGAAAACCGGCAAGATCGTCGCCAACAGTGAAGACGAAGCCAACAGTAAGCTGAGTGCAAGTGGCTTGATGGTGAGCAAGATAGCCGTCGCAGGTAGCGGTGGTGGTCCCGCAAAAAAGACCAAGGCTCCTTCTCGCTCATCCGGGGGTGCCAAGTCGAAGAAGAAAGCCTCCAGCTTCACCATCGGTAAGGCCATCAACACCGAAGGGTTGACCATTTTCACCCGCCAGCTGGCGACTCTGCTGCAGGCCGGTCTTCCGCTGCTGCGCAGCCTGGAAGTCATGATCCGTCAGGAGAAAAACGCGGCCTTCCGCGACATCCTCTCGCAGATCGCCGACAATGTCCGCTCCGGTAATAACCTTTCCGACGGCCTGGCTCAGCACCCGAAGATTTTTGAGCCCATTTACATCAACATGATCCGTGCCGGTGAGGCCGGTGGTGTGCTGGACGTGGTGCTCTCCCGTCTGGCCAAGTTCATGGAAAAGAACCTCAAGACGAAGAAGAAGGTCAAGTCCGCCATGGTCTATCCGGTCGTGGTTGTCTGCGTGGCCATCATTATCGTGGCTCTTCTGCTCATCTTTATCGTTCCTCGCTTCCAGAAGATCTTTTCGGACATGCTGGGTGGGGCCGAGCTGCCCAAGCTGACACAGATCGTTATTAATCTGAGTAACTTGATCACCCCGAAGAGCTTTGGTAGTGCCGGGATCATGATCGGTGTCATTATCGCCCTCATCATCGGTTTCCGGTTCCTGCTCAAGTCGGGGCCCGGTAGCCTGGCCAAGGACTGGCTGGCCCTGAAGACACCGAAGATCGGTGACCTCGCCAGCAAGGCAGCCGTCTCCCGCTTTACCCGTACGTTTGGGACACTCCTGTCCTCCGGTGTGCCGATCCTGCAGGCTCTCCAGATCACCCGTGACATTATCGGTAATGCCATCCTGAGCAAGGCGCTGGACCGTGTGCATGACCGTGTGCGCGACGGTGAGCCGCTGGCAGCCCCGCTGGAGCAGCAGCGTGTGTTCCCGACCATGGTCACCAGTATGATCGACGTCGGTGAGGAAACCGGTGAGCTTCCCGAGATGCTCAACCGTATCGCCGATAACTACGACGAAGACGTGGATAACGCCGTGAACAGTATTACCTCGATTATCGAGCCGATCATGATCGTTATGCTGGCTGTCATTGTCGGTACGATCGTTATCGCGCTGTTCCTGCCGATCATCGAGATCATCAAGCAGCTGACCAACTAA
- the lspA gene encoding signal peptidase II, which translates to MKPTRLHPYRLLLTIALVVLILDQLTKLLIVEWLPVGTYFIGSVLPPVEVIPGFFYLVHITNEGAAWGMMEGYTVILGVLGIIALYAIFHYRAVLGLKRPLMQIAFGLLVGGIIGNMIDRFAYGHVVDFIDLHFGSYRYPSFNIADCGITVGVVLYILATLLDGRNQRSIRS; encoded by the coding sequence ATGAAGCCTACCCGCCTGCACCCCTACCGACTGCTCCTCACGATCGCACTGGTCGTGCTGATTCTTGATCAGCTGACAAAGCTGCTGATCGTGGAGTGGCTGCCGGTGGGCACCTATTTCATCGGTTCCGTATTGCCGCCCGTGGAGGTGATCCCCGGATTCTTCTATCTGGTCCACATCACCAACGAAGGCGCAGCCTGGGGCATGATGGAGGGCTACACCGTGATCCTGGGCGTGCTCGGTATCATCGCCCTGTATGCGATTTTCCACTACCGGGCAGTCCTCGGGCTCAAACGCCCGCTCATGCAGATCGCCTTCGGCCTACTCGTCGGGGGTATCATCGGTAACATGATCGACCGCTTCGCCTACGGGCACGTGGTGGACTTCATCGACCTGCATTTCGGCTCCTACCGCTATCCGTCCTTCAACATTGCTGACTGCGGCATCACGGTCGGGGTCGTCCTCTACATTCTGGCTACCCTGCTCGACGGGCGGAACCAGCGCTCCATCCGCTCGTAA
- a CDS encoding TraR/DksA C4-type zinc finger protein, producing MPAKKNSQKKTVKKTAAKKTVAKKTATKAAPKKAADTSKTSSGKKAVKKATGTKKAKPSTTMKQAENNKKDSTKTDVMDSKTKELVLNARKRTVTPSVFKQRKGKNTPVVFTMEDVEEMLKNRKGGDDKQTAPSKAQPKKKAEPIIEEEVQAAPRNHAAASLSDILGFNPAEKAAAQSSDNVPQKFMKYYKALQELRDHVNDGLQLHTADTLKRSNKEDSGDLSGYGQHMADAGTDTFDRDFALSLVSSEQEALYEIEEAIQRIFNGTYGTCEITGEPIAKDRLMAVPFTRYSLEGQRELEKQRRSKIQRVGVLNEDSDDAMSFTDDDGDN from the coding sequence ATGCCTGCCAAAAAAAATTCCCAAAAGAAGACGGTAAAGAAAACTGCGGCGAAGAAGACCGTAGCCAAAAAAACCGCAACCAAGGCTGCCCCGAAAAAAGCCGCTGATACCTCCAAAACTTCATCCGGCAAAAAAGCCGTCAAGAAGGCAACTGGCACGAAAAAAGCAAAGCCCTCGACCACGATGAAACAGGCTGAGAACAACAAAAAAGATAGCACCAAAACCGACGTCATGGACTCCAAGACCAAGGAGCTCGTGCTCAACGCGCGTAAGCGCACGGTGACCCCGTCTGTCTTTAAGCAGCGCAAGGGTAAGAACACCCCTGTGGTCTTCACCATGGAGGATGTCGAGGAGATGCTGAAGAACCGCAAGGGCGGTGACGACAAGCAGACTGCCCCCAGCAAGGCCCAGCCGAAGAAGAAAGCCGAACCGATCATCGAAGAGGAAGTCCAGGCCGCACCGCGCAACCACGCCGCCGCCTCCCTCAGCGACATCCTCGGCTTTAACCCGGCTGAGAAGGCCGCTGCCCAGAGCTCTGACAACGTCCCCCAGAAGTTCATGAAGTACTATAAGGCGCTTCAGGAACTGCGTGACCACGTCAACGACGGCCTCCAGCTGCACACCGCCGACACGCTGAAGCGCTCCAACAAGGAAGACTCTGGCGACCTCTCCGGCTACGGTCAGCACATGGCCGACGCCGGCACCGACACCTTTGACCGCGACTTTGCCCTCAGCCTCGTATCCAGTGAGCAGGAAGCTCTCTACGAGATCGAAGAGGCCATCCAGCGCATCTTCAACGGCACCTACGGCACCTGCGAGATCACCGGTGAACCCATCGCCAAGGATCGCCTCATGGCTGTCCCGTTCACCCGCTACTCCCTGGAGGGCCAGCGTGAACTGGAGAAACAGCGCCGCAGCAAGATCCAGCGCGTGGGCGTCCTCAATGAAGACAGCGACGACGCCATGAGCTTCACGGACGACGACGGCGACAACTAA
- the ileS gene encoding isoleucine--tRNA ligase produces MKREPERLAHWESLDLYKKIQDKNADGPLYLLHDGPPFTNGDVHIGTALNKILKDFILRYKSMRGFRAPYLPGWDCHGLPIEHKVSRELRAQKKDLTPAELREECAKFSEKYIGIQREQFKRLGVQADWEREYKTKNPAYEAEILKTFATFVEKGLVYRSKKPVYWSIPCETALAEAEIEYQDHVSPSIWVKFRVSEPEKFGLPENSSFVIWTTTPWTLPANLAVAVHPDLQYTQIAHNGETYVVALPLAEQFIADCELEGATTGDLHTGKDFDGVQTRHPFIDRASPVVLADYVTTEAGTGCVHTAPGHGLEDYLSGLKYGLEIYCPLDDKGCYVDDGQVPANLVGVSVLEQNGKCPANDAVLAIIGDNGTLLQCKRFKHQYPHCWRSKTPVVFRAMDQWFVSLDHNGLRQQVLEGLDAVGFIPERGENRIRSAVETRPDWCISRQRSWGVPIPAFYTEDGDALLDAEVVRAIAAKVALHGTNIWFEQDPEQLLEGVELPEGFAGKKLKKGTDTLDVWIDSGCSHLAVLKNTPDLKWPADLYLEGSDQHRGWFQSSLWTGMIAQGQPPYEKIITHGFIVDGKGEKISKSKGAMSSDGWVEKYGADIMRLWVCSQDYRGDIRLSDGHFKLVTNTYRSIRNTLYFQLGNLSDFDPANDAVPEGELDPLDQWALKQTADLIAACTEAFEQAEFHRVYQLVDRFCGVTLSRIYHDILKDRLYTYGRDWKERRSSQTAIHLIFKALTRLLAPVLTFTCDEALCYASADGDFAQDSIHLQDWPIIDSTLYEDAVAAELEQLLEFRNRVNEQLEGLREQKTIGKSLDARVVIRGAKSDATFTLLQRYEKHLAELFIVSEVSLEAAEGDLTLSAEHAGGVRCPRSWRWVPELVDAGEYGEVSPRDRDALLSQ; encoded by the coding sequence GTGAAAAGGGAACCGGAACGCCTCGCTCACTGGGAATCACTGGACCTCTACAAGAAGATCCAGGACAAAAATGCCGACGGTCCCCTGTACCTGCTGCACGACGGCCCTCCCTTTACCAATGGCGATGTCCACATCGGCACCGCGCTCAATAAGATCCTGAAGGACTTCATCTTACGCTACAAGTCCATGCGCGGATTCCGGGCTCCGTACCTCCCCGGCTGGGACTGCCACGGCCTCCCGATCGAGCACAAGGTCAGCCGCGAGCTACGCGCCCAGAAGAAGGACCTCACCCCCGCCGAGCTACGCGAGGAGTGCGCCAAATTTTCCGAAAAATACATCGGCATCCAGCGCGAGCAGTTCAAGCGCCTCGGCGTCCAGGCCGACTGGGAGCGCGAGTACAAGACCAAGAACCCCGCCTACGAGGCCGAAATCCTCAAGACATTCGCCACTTTTGTCGAAAAAGGCCTGGTTTACCGCAGTAAGAAGCCCGTCTACTGGTCCATCCCTTGCGAGACCGCCCTGGCCGAGGCCGAAATCGAGTATCAGGACCACGTCAGCCCCTCGATCTGGGTCAAATTCCGGGTCAGCGAGCCGGAAAAGTTCGGCCTGCCCGAGAACAGCTCTTTCGTCATCTGGACGACCACCCCGTGGACCCTTCCGGCCAACCTCGCCGTAGCCGTCCACCCGGACCTCCAGTACACCCAGATCGCCCACAACGGCGAGACCTATGTCGTCGCCCTGCCGCTGGCCGAGCAGTTCATCGCGGACTGCGAGCTGGAAGGCGCCACCACCGGCGACCTCCATACCGGCAAGGACTTTGACGGCGTCCAGACGCGCCACCCCTTTATCGACCGGGCCTCTCCTGTCGTGCTGGCTGACTACGTCACCACCGAGGCGGGCACGGGCTGCGTCCACACCGCCCCCGGCCATGGCCTGGAGGACTACCTCTCCGGCCTCAAGTACGGCCTCGAAATTTACTGCCCGCTGGACGACAAGGGCTGCTATGTGGACGACGGGCAGGTGCCCGCCAACCTCGTCGGCGTCAGCGTCCTGGAGCAAAACGGCAAGTGCCCGGCCAACGACGCCGTGCTCGCCATCATCGGGGACAACGGCACCCTGCTCCAGTGCAAGCGCTTCAAGCACCAGTATCCGCACTGCTGGCGCTCTAAGACACCCGTGGTCTTCCGCGCCATGGACCAGTGGTTCGTCAGCCTCGACCACAACGGCCTGCGCCAGCAGGTACTTGAGGGCCTTGACGCAGTCGGCTTCATCCCCGAGCGCGGCGAGAATCGGATCCGCAGCGCCGTGGAGACGCGTCCGGACTGGTGCATCAGCCGCCAGCGTTCCTGGGGCGTGCCCATCCCTGCCTTTTACACCGAGGACGGCGACGCCCTCCTCGACGCCGAGGTCGTGCGCGCCATCGCCGCCAAGGTCGCCCTGCACGGGACGAACATCTGGTTCGAGCAGGACCCCGAGCAGCTCCTCGAAGGCGTTGAGCTGCCCGAAGGCTTTGCCGGTAAAAAGCTCAAGAAGGGCACCGACACACTCGACGTGTGGATCGACTCTGGCTGCTCGCACCTCGCGGTGCTCAAGAACACGCCCGACCTCAAGTGGCCCGCCGACCTCTACCTCGAAGGCTCCGACCAGCATCGCGGCTGGTTCCAGTCCTCCCTGTGGACCGGCATGATCGCGCAGGGCCAACCGCCCTACGAGAAGATCATCACCCACGGCTTTATCGTGGACGGTAAGGGCGAGAAGATTTCCAAGTCCAAGGGTGCCATGAGCTCGGACGGCTGGGTGGAGAAGTACGGTGCGGACATCATGCGCCTGTGGGTCTGTTCGCAGGACTACCGCGGCGATATCCGCCTCTCCGACGGGCACTTCAAACTCGTCACCAACACCTACCGCTCGATCCGCAACACCCTGTACTTCCAGCTGGGCAACCTGAGCGACTTTGACCCGGCTAACGACGCCGTGCCCGAGGGCGAACTCGACCCGCTCGACCAGTGGGCCCTCAAGCAGACCGCCGACCTCATCGCCGCCTGCACCGAGGCTTTTGAGCAGGCAGAGTTCCACCGCGTGTACCAGCTCGTGGACCGCTTCTGCGGCGTGACCCTGTCCCGCATCTACCACGACATCCTCAAGGATCGCCTCTACACCTACGGCCGCGATTGGAAGGAGCGCCGCTCTTCCCAGACCGCCATCCACCTGATCTTTAAGGCCCTGACCCGCCTGCTGGCTCCGGTGCTGACCTTCACCTGCGATGAGGCCCTCTGCTACGCCAGTGCAGACGGCGATTTCGCCCAGGACAGCATCCACCTGCAGGATTGGCCCATCATCGACTCCACCCTCTACGAGGATGCCGTCGCCGCCGAACTGGAGCAACTGCTGGAGTTCCGCAACCGCGTGAACGAGCAGCTCGAAGGCCTGCGCGAGCAGAAAACCATCGGCAAGTCCCTCGACGCACGCGTCGTGATCCGTGGGGCTAAGTCAGACGCTACCTTTACCCTCCTCCAGCGTTACGAAAAACACCTGGCGGAACTTTTTATTGTCTCCGAGGTCAGCCTAGAAGCTGCCGAAGGTGACCTGACCCTGTCAGCCGAGCATGCGGGCGGTGTACGCTGCCCGCGGAGTTGGCGCTGGGTCCCCGAACTGGTGGATGCGGGCGAGTACGGCGAAGTCTCGCCGCGCGACCGCGACGCCCTCCTCTCACAATAA
- a CDS encoding ammonium transporter: MLTATVLVLFMSLPGLALFYSGLVQSKNSLSVLMHCFTIACVASVLWIVGLYSLAFSGGNDWIGDLTRLGLRGIGIDNTSGSFPETVFIMFQMTFAIITPGLIVGAFVERMKFSAVILFTALWLILVYAPVTHWVWGGGWLQQMGVIDLAGGIVVHATAGTSALILAIMVGPRIGFPKSLHPPHNPGMVMIGASMLWVGWFGFNAGSQLAANGSAGMTMLVTHISAAVGSLTWMAIEWKTTGKPGLVGIVTGMVAGLATITPASGNVGPLGAVLIGMAAGSVCYYMCVLVKERLKIDDSLDVFAVHGVGGIIGTILVAFLGTELFSGQGVVDMLGQLKVQLIALGAVIAWSAVATVIIGVICRVVTGLRASDEEMQGGLDQAEHGEAAFHLE, translated from the coding sequence ATGCTGACCGCCACAGTTCTGGTGCTTTTTATGAGCCTGCCGGGGCTGGCGCTTTTCTATTCTGGCCTCGTCCAGAGTAAGAACAGCCTCTCTGTGCTGATGCACTGCTTTACCATCGCCTGTGTCGCCTCTGTCCTGTGGATCGTAGGCCTGTACTCGCTGGCCTTCTCCGGCGGGAACGACTGGATCGGCGACCTCACGCGCCTGGGCCTGCGGGGCATCGGCATTGATAATACAAGCGGGAGCTTCCCCGAGACGGTTTTTATCATGTTCCAGATGACCTTCGCCATTATCACACCGGGTCTGATCGTGGGCGCGTTTGTCGAGCGCATGAAGTTCAGCGCCGTGATCCTTTTCACCGCCCTTTGGCTGATCCTGGTCTACGCACCGGTAACGCACTGGGTGTGGGGCGGCGGCTGGCTCCAGCAGATGGGCGTGATCGACCTGGCAGGGGGGATCGTCGTCCACGCCACAGCAGGCACCTCCGCGCTGATTCTGGCAATCATGGTCGGCCCTCGCATCGGCTTCCCCAAGTCCCTGCACCCGCCCCATAACCCGGGGATGGTCATGATCGGCGCCTCCATGCTGTGGGTGGGCTGGTTCGGCTTCAATGCCGGAAGCCAGCTGGCCGCTAATGGCTCCGCCGGCATGACGATGCTCGTCACCCATATTTCGGCTGCCGTGGGCAGCCTGACCTGGATGGCGATCGAGTGGAAAACCACGGGTAAGCCCGGTCTGGTCGGCATCGTCACCGGGATGGTGGCCGGACTGGCGACGATCACCCCGGCCTCGGGGAATGTCGGCCCGCTGGGCGCAGTCCTCATCGGCATGGCCGCGGGGTCCGTCTGCTACTACATGTGCGTTCTGGTCAAGGAGCGGCTCAAGATCGACGATAGCCTCGACGTTTTCGCGGTGCACGGCGTCGGCGGCATCATCGGCACGATTCTCGTAGCGTTCCTCGGGACGGAGCTCTTCAGCGGCCAGGGCGTTGTCGACATGCTCGGCCAGCTCAAGGTCCAGCTCATCGCCCTCGGAGCCGTCATCGCCTGGAGCGCGGTGGCGACCGTCATCATCGGAGTGATCTGCCGGGTCGTGACCGGGCTTCGTGCCTCCGATGAGGAGATGCAGGGCGGACTCGATCAGGCTGAGCACGGTGAGGCGGCCTTCCACCTCGAATAA